The proteins below come from a single uncultured Dethiosulfovibrio sp. genomic window:
- a CDS encoding epoxyqueuosine reductase QueH encodes MLFSVKNRVLLHICCGPDGTVPWPNLQGEGFDVIGYFYGGNIHPSSEYYLRLGAVKAVEGEWGGRLIVPPYDSDPWFALTGHLSEEPEGGRRCSLCFRIQLEAAASAAVTEGIGLMTTTLTISPHKDPEEINSIGREVAKSRGLTWIDRVWRKKNGFKRSLEECGRLGLYRQNYCGCIYSLMNRDDVVGRPCAVGKAPSCGAGVSDTEI; translated from the coding sequence ATGCTATTTTCGGTCAAAAATAGGGTTCTTCTTCATATATGCTGTGGTCCCGACGGCACCGTCCCCTGGCCGAACCTTCAGGGAGAGGGATTCGACGTCATAGGCTATTTTTATGGTGGCAATATCCATCCTTCGTCGGAGTATTATCTCAGACTAGGTGCGGTAAAGGCGGTGGAGGGAGAGTGGGGAGGGCGGCTTATCGTCCCTCCCTACGATTCAGATCCCTGGTTCGCCCTGACCGGCCATCTATCGGAAGAGCCCGAGGGAGGAAGGCGGTGCTCTCTGTGTTTCCGTATCCAGCTGGAGGCCGCCGCATCCGCCGCTGTTACGGAGGGGATCGGCCTGATGACAACCACCTTGACCATAAGCCCTCACAAAGATCCGGAGGAGATAAACTCCATAGGCAGAGAGGTCGCTAAAAGCAGGGGATTGACCTGGATCGACAGGGTGTGGAGAAAGAAAAACGGTTTTAAACGGTCCCTGGAAGAGTGCGGCCGTCTGGGGCTGTATCGCCAGAATTACTGTGGCTGTATCTACAGTTTAATGAATCGAGATGATGTCGTTGGAAGACCTTGTGCAGTTGGGAAAGCTCCCTCCTGCGGAGCTGGAGTCTCAGATACTGAGATATAG
- a CDS encoding transketolase produces the protein MKDLILTDEKRVELEEAVKRCSSWAISMVARANSGHPAGSLSSMWLYLAAYDVADINPKNCDQTDRDYVVISHGHTSPGAYATLAYYGFVDPMEAIADFRRCGSAFQGHVERAIPGIDWGSGNLGQGLSAAVGYALALKKRGLDRQVYVLMGDGEQPKGQVAEARRIAVSQGIKNITVMVDYNHIQISGRVEKVLPVDIKALWEADGWAVLEADGHDFASIYDGMAKARAMDVPVVLLCHTVMGKGVSFMEDKSDYHGKAATGDLYKQAMEELGQPDWLEAAAKLGDRSPYIGRHVSVERANLELGIPKTYPMDKKVDNRSGFGNALADVGSLNIGVAGKTPVLVFDCDLAGSVKTAQFAKECPGWFVQCGIQEHSTATVAGAAGCCSVVPVWADFGVFGLAEAYNQQRLNDINRSNLKLVLTHVGLDVGEDGMTHQCIDYVSLLANSFGWKLIVPVDPNQTDRATRWALKEPGNICLAMGRSTMYPLSGQDGEPLFASLPFTYGEAHKVGEGEDCTILAMGAMTSVALEARAILEREGKKVKVYAVSCPLEVDMEALGEAVSTGYVVTLEDHCYRTGMGSLWARAAVEAGLCAKWSFMGVHRYGDSGPSDQVYDAMGLSPLGVADRVKKLLP, from the coding sequence GTGAAGGATTTAATTTTGACCGACGAGAAAAGAGTGGAGCTAGAGGAGGCGGTAAAGCGCTGTTCTAGCTGGGCGATCTCGATGGTGGCTCGGGCCAACAGCGGCCATCCTGCAGGCTCCCTGTCCAGTATGTGGCTTTATCTGGCCGCCTACGACGTGGCGGACATAAACCCTAAAAACTGCGATCAGACCGACAGGGACTACGTGGTCATAAGCCACGGTCATACATCCCCTGGGGCCTACGCCACTCTGGCTTACTACGGTTTTGTGGACCCTATGGAGGCTATCGCTGACTTTCGCCGCTGTGGCAGTGCCTTCCAGGGCCACGTGGAGAGGGCGATCCCCGGTATAGACTGGGGAAGTGGAAACCTAGGGCAGGGGCTTTCCGCCGCCGTAGGTTACGCCCTGGCCCTCAAAAAGAGGGGGCTGGACCGTCAGGTCTACGTCCTCATGGGAGACGGAGAGCAGCCTAAGGGACAGGTAGCGGAGGCCAGGAGAATCGCCGTATCCCAGGGGATTAAGAACATCACCGTTATGGTCGACTACAACCATATCCAGATATCCGGCAGGGTGGAGAAGGTCCTTCCGGTGGACATCAAAGCTCTGTGGGAGGCGGATGGCTGGGCTGTTCTTGAGGCCGACGGCCACGATTTCGCCTCTATCTACGATGGAATGGCGAAGGCTCGGGCCATGGACGTTCCCGTCGTCCTCCTGTGCCACACCGTTATGGGTAAGGGGGTGTCCTTTATGGAGGATAAATCCGACTATCACGGTAAGGCGGCCACGGGGGATCTATACAAACAGGCTATGGAGGAACTAGGTCAGCCGGACTGGCTGGAAGCGGCGGCCAAGCTCGGCGATAGATCTCCCTACATCGGAAGGCACGTATCCGTTGAGAGGGCAAACCTGGAGCTCGGTATCCCTAAGACCTATCCGATGGACAAAAAGGTCGATAACAGGTCGGGATTCGGAAACGCCCTGGCGGACGTCGGTTCGCTGAATATCGGTGTGGCAGGTAAGACCCCTGTGCTGGTCTTCGACTGCGACCTGGCTGGTTCCGTCAAGACCGCCCAGTTCGCCAAGGAATGCCCGGGATGGTTCGTCCAGTGCGGCATACAGGAGCATAGCACCGCTACGGTGGCTGGGGCGGCGGGCTGCTGTTCGGTGGTGCCGGTGTGGGCGGACTTCGGCGTCTTCGGCCTGGCGGAGGCCTACAACCAGCAGAGGCTGAACGACATAAACCGTTCAAACCTGAAGCTGGTTCTCACCCATGTAGGGCTGGACGTAGGCGAGGACGGCATGACCCATCAGTGTATAGATTACGTGTCCCTGCTGGCCAATAGTTTTGGCTGGAAACTGATCGTCCCGGTGGATCCCAACCAGACTGACAGGGCTACCAGATGGGCCTTAAAGGAGCCGGGCAACATCTGTCTCGCTATGGGAAGAAGCACCATGTATCCCCTTTCAGGACAGGATGGAGAGCCCCTTTTCGCTTCTCTCCCTTTCACCTACGGCGAGGCCCATAAGGTAGGGGAGGGCGAGGACTGCACCATACTGGCCATGGGTGCCATGACCTCGGTGGCCCTGGAGGCCAGGGCGATCCTGGAGAGAGAGGGCAAAAAGGTCAAGGTATATGCCGTTTCCTGTCCCCTTGAGGTAGACATGGAAGCCCTGGGTGAGGCGGTGTCGACAGGTTACGTAGTTACCCTGGAGGACCACTGCTACAGGACAGGCATGGGATCTCTGTGGGCTAGGGCAGCGGTGGAGGCAGGACTGTGTGCAAAATGGAGCTTTATGGGAGTCCATCGTTACGGAGATTCAGGGCCAAGCGACCAGGTCTACGACGCCATGGGGCTGTCGCCTTTGGGAGTGGCCGACAGGGTAAAGAAGCTGCTTCCCTAA
- a CDS encoding translation initiation factor, with protein sequence MAKGKKVDLSPHEPLRDDQGPFAQAALSLGFSPTAPERAGTPVEETEVETKPYLSGQTVRLRIERKGRKGKTVTVIDGIKLKEDDLNRLAKELRKAIGCGSSVEGASVVLQGDNRERIGSWLRSKGVRVNF encoded by the coding sequence ATGGCTAAAGGTAAGAAGGTGGACCTATCGCCCCATGAGCCCCTCCGTGACGATCAGGGGCCTTTTGCACAGGCCGCCCTTTCCCTGGGCTTCTCTCCGACGGCCCCTGAACGGGCAGGGACTCCAGTCGAGGAGACAGAGGTTGAGACAAAGCCCTACCTCTCCGGCCAGACCGTAAGACTTAGGATAGAGCGAAAGGGCAGGAAGGGAAAGACCGTTACAGTCATAGATGGGATTAAACTGAAGGAAGACGATCTGAACAGACTGGCAAAGGAGCTCCGAAAGGCCATAGGCTGTGGCTCCTCGGTGGAGGGGGCCTCGGTGGTCCTACAGGGAGATAACAGAGAGAGAATAGGGTCCTGGCTTCGTTCAAAAGGAGTCAGGGTCAACTTTTGA
- a CDS encoding DUF3343 domain-containing protein, which translates to MGCLATFDVTSMAIMFERVCRKDGLKVKVVPVPRSLSSSCGLACEYPCEDEAKIKAICEDREIDVVEWHNL; encoded by the coding sequence ATGGGTTGTCTGGCGACTTTTGACGTCACAAGCATGGCCATAATGTTCGAGAGAGTCTGTCGGAAAGACGGACTGAAGGTCAAGGTAGTTCCCGTTCCCAGGAGCCTTTCGTCAAGCTGTGGACTGGCCTGTGAGTATCCCTGCGAGGACGAGGCTAAGATCAAGGCTATATGCGAGGATAGGGAGATCGACGTGGTTGAGTGGCATAATCTTTGA
- the yedE gene encoding YedE family putative selenium transporter has translation MKGLDKILLSRMGPIIAGIAVGILAPLLVHLGNPGNMGICVACFERDIAGALGFHRAAVVQYLRPEIMGILLGAFISAMIFGEYRPRSGSSPVVRFLLGMFAMIGALIFLGCPWRGYLRLAGGDWNALYGLAGLFVGIGIGIFFLWRGFSLGRAHVGEKGSGLMMPFLAIILLALLVMAPKFGADGTGPIFFSEGGPGSMKAPWIIALIVGGLIGWMAQRSRFCTVGSVRDLFMLKDGHLFNGIIALLVAAFATNFALGLFKPGFVGQPVAHTNALWNFLGMVMAGLAFTLAGGCPGRQIIMSGEGDGDAAVFVLGMVVGAGVAHNFSLASSPKGITPFAPAAWALGMAFCLAVGFFMARKID, from the coding sequence ATGAAAGGATTGGATAAGATACTTCTGTCCAGGATGGGACCGATAATAGCGGGAATCGCAGTAGGAATTTTAGCTCCCCTGCTGGTCCATCTGGGAAACCCTGGCAACATGGGAATATGCGTGGCCTGCTTTGAGAGGGACATTGCGGGAGCCCTGGGATTTCACCGGGCCGCGGTGGTCCAGTACCTCCGACCGGAGATAATGGGAATACTTTTAGGCGCCTTTATATCCGCCATGATCTTCGGCGAGTATCGCCCTAGGTCGGGGTCCTCGCCGGTGGTTCGGTTCCTCCTTGGGATGTTCGCCATGATAGGTGCCCTCATATTCCTAGGATGCCCCTGGAGGGGATACCTTCGATTGGCAGGAGGGGACTGGAACGCCCTCTACGGCCTGGCGGGGCTATTCGTCGGGATAGGGATAGGCATATTCTTCCTCTGGAGGGGCTTTAGCCTGGGCAGGGCCCACGTAGGAGAGAAAGGATCGGGCCTTATGATGCCCTTTTTGGCGATCATCCTGCTGGCCCTTCTCGTTATGGCCCCTAAGTTCGGCGCCGACGGAACAGGACCTATATTCTTCTCCGAAGGTGGCCCCGGCTCCATGAAAGCACCGTGGATAATAGCCCTGATCGTAGGAGGACTAATAGGCTGGATGGCTCAGAGGAGCCGCTTCTGCACAGTAGGATCAGTGAGGGACCTTTTCATGCTGAAAGACGGTCACCTGTTCAACGGCATTATAGCCCTTCTGGTGGCCGCCTTTGCGACTAACTTCGCTCTGGGACTCTTCAAGCCAGGATTCGTCGGTCAGCCTGTGGCCCACACCAACGCTCTTTGGAACTTCCTGGGAATGGTCATGGCGGGGCTGGCCTTCACCTTAGCTGGAGGATGCCCGGGAAGACAGATCATAATGAGCGGAGAGGGAGACGGAGACGCCGCGGTTTTCGTCCTCGGCATGGTAGTGGGAGCTGGAGTGGCCCACAACTTCAGCCTGGCCAGCTCCCCTAAAGGCATAACCCCCTTCGCTCCAGCAGCATGGGCCTTGGGAATGGCCTTCTGCCTGGCGGTGGGCTTCTTCATGGCCCGTAAGATAGACTAG
- a CDS encoding sulfurtransferase TusA family protein → MSDFTVDARGLSCPQPVMETKKALEKAAKGKVTVLVDTETARNNVDRFGKSKGWNSTCESTSDGYKITFSR, encoded by the coding sequence ATGAGCGATTTTACCGTAGACGCCAGAGGGCTCTCCTGCCCTCAGCCAGTTATGGAGACAAAAAAGGCCCTTGAGAAAGCCGCGAAGGGCAAGGTAACCGTCCTGGTGGACACCGAGACAGCCAGAAACAACGTCGATCGATTCGGGAAGAGCAAAGGATGGAACAGCACCTGCGAATCGACCTCCGACGGGTACAAAATAACCTTCTCCCGGTGA
- the thrC gene encoding threonine synthase codes for MVFFRFTCTSCGKATEEEALRCPLCDEPMDVEADLPSSFPPVKPKETLMERFRDFFPFADPRPDLSLGEGFTPLVDMEALGRSFGLSSLWAKNEGTNPTWSFKDRGTLTGVIHAMEMGYDRIGTVSTGNMAASVAAYGARAGIETVVLVNKGLPREKLGPIAMYGPRLIKVDGDYGRLYHESLRIGKKLGIYFINSDAPFRVVGSKTISYEIWEQLNRSVPDWVVVPVSAGGNLRGIVQGFVDLVTMGLLNRVPRFLVVQAEGCSPIVKAFEEGAEKVRRFDSPHTVAHAIENPFPPSGNQVLRLVRGNGWSCKAVSEDSIIEAQRALAFNGLFVQPASAVALAGLKKGLADGTVEQGQSAALILTGAGLKYTAVFGQHDLSWTQCSLDKLEKALR; via the coding sequence ATGGTTTTTTTCAGGTTTACCTGTACCAGCTGCGGAAAAGCTACGGAGGAGGAGGCCCTGAGATGCCCTCTCTGCGACGAGCCGATGGACGTGGAGGCGGATCTTCCGAGTTCCTTTCCCCCTGTGAAGCCTAAAGAGACTCTGATGGAAAGGTTCAGGGATTTTTTCCCCTTTGCCGATCCTAGACCCGATCTGTCTTTAGGGGAGGGTTTCACCCCTCTTGTGGATATGGAGGCCCTGGGGCGGTCCTTTGGGCTTTCCTCCCTGTGGGCGAAAAACGAGGGGACCAATCCTACCTGGTCCTTTAAAGACAGGGGCACCTTGACGGGGGTCATACACGCCATGGAGATGGGATACGACCGCATCGGCACCGTATCCACCGGGAACATGGCGGCGTCTGTGGCGGCCTACGGAGCCAGGGCAGGGATAGAGACGGTCGTCTTGGTCAACAAAGGGCTCCCTCGGGAGAAGCTGGGGCCTATCGCCATGTACGGGCCGAGGTTGATAAAGGTTGACGGAGATTACGGAAGGCTCTATCACGAGAGTCTGAGGATCGGGAAAAAGCTAGGGATATACTTCATAAACTCCGACGCTCCATTCAGGGTGGTAGGATCTAAAACTATATCCTACGAGATTTGGGAGCAGCTAAATCGGTCGGTGCCGGACTGGGTGGTGGTGCCGGTGAGCGCAGGAGGCAATCTGAGAGGCATAGTTCAGGGCTTCGTGGACTTGGTGACCATGGGACTTTTAAACCGTGTTCCCAGGTTTTTGGTGGTTCAGGCGGAGGGCTGTTCTCCGATCGTAAAGGCCTTTGAGGAGGGAGCGGAAAAGGTCCGGCGATTCGACTCTCCCCACACCGTCGCTCACGCTATAGAGAACCCCTTTCCTCCCAGCGGAAACCAGGTCTTGAGGCTGGTCAGAGGTAACGGCTGGAGCTGCAAAGCGGTATCGGAGGATTCGATAATAGAGGCACAGAGGGCTCTCGCTTTCAACGGCCTTTTCGTACAGCCCGCTTCGGCGGTTGCTCTCGCAGGGCTCAAGAAGGGGCTTGCCGACGGTACCGTCGAGCAGGGGCAGTCGGCGGCCCTGATCCTCACCGGTGCCGGTCTGAAGTACACCGCCGTCTTCGGCCAGCACGATCTCAGCTGGACCCAGTGTTCACTGGATAAACTGGAAAAGGCCCTGAGATAG
- a CDS encoding ATP-binding protein yields the protein MTTEDRGLNDLSYRIFFERTFDPISLYKVEEDGTVRFLDINPAYERVMGVEKKNVVGKTFFEVWPDVESCWHEIIKKCVTSQGSVHCESHCEDVKKYLEAIAFPILPDRASVIFLDRTRWKKSEEKLREKQKELLEYREELRSLAARLTLSEEETRRSIAGQIHDSIGYSLVSLLHNLQQLKKTGCTVEQLDNAIDSVESIIGQSRELIFQVSPPTLYDLGLNPALESLAEHLLSPKGISYDFQGGNLVHQAEDEICVLLYQMTRELLINVIKHSRATHVSIRVHRGPSKIQVVVEDNGIGFPKPFTLKWGRLKGFGLFSIRERLHPIGGSVQVISEPEKGATIAMTAPLKMPLKEGVNPS from the coding sequence ATGACCACCGAGGACAGAGGTCTAAACGACCTGTCGTACAGGATATTCTTCGAACGGACCTTCGACCCTATCTCCCTTTACAAAGTGGAGGAAGACGGAACGGTTCGTTTTCTCGACATAAACCCCGCCTACGAGAGGGTTATGGGGGTAGAGAAGAAAAACGTCGTAGGGAAAACCTTTTTCGAGGTCTGGCCCGACGTTGAGTCATGCTGGCACGAAATTATCAAAAAATGCGTCACGTCCCAGGGATCGGTCCACTGCGAAAGCCACTGTGAGGATGTAAAAAAATACCTGGAGGCCATAGCCTTTCCCATCCTTCCCGACAGAGCTTCGGTTATATTTCTCGACCGCACCAGATGGAAAAAATCGGAGGAAAAGCTACGGGAAAAACAGAAAGAGCTACTGGAGTACCGAGAGGAGCTCAGAAGCCTGGCGGCGAGACTTACCTTATCGGAAGAGGAGACCAGGAGGTCTATAGCGGGACAGATACACGATTCCATAGGATATTCCCTGGTGTCTCTCCTCCATAACCTGCAACAACTAAAAAAGACAGGCTGCACCGTGGAGCAGCTGGACAATGCCATCGATTCGGTGGAATCCATCATAGGCCAAAGCCGTGAGCTTATATTCCAGGTCAGCCCTCCGACCCTATACGATCTCGGCCTTAACCCAGCCCTGGAGTCCCTTGCGGAACACCTTCTCTCCCCTAAAGGCATAAGCTACGATTTTCAGGGAGGGAACCTGGTACACCAGGCAGAGGACGAGATATGCGTTCTCCTCTACCAGATGACCAGAGAGCTGCTTATAAACGTCATAAAGCACTCCCGTGCAACTCACGTATCGATCAGGGTACACAGAGGCCCCAGTAAGATCCAGGTGGTAGTTGAGGACAACGGAATAGGCTTTCCCAAGCCCTTCACCTTGAAGTGGGGGCGACTCAAAGGCTTCGGTCTGTTCAGCATAAGGGAGAGGCTGCACCCTATAGGGGGATCGGTTCAGGTCATATCGGAACCGGAAAAAGGAGCGACTATAGCCATGACAGCTCCTCTAAAAATGCCCTTGAAGGAAGGGGTGAACCCGTCGTGA
- a CDS encoding response regulator transcription factor codes for MITLVLADDHELFLEGLKDILTKEEDLKIVGLARNGKEALEMVLKHHPDVVVMDLTMPEMNGVEATRRIRSTMEDIKVLALSMHADKRFLAEILKAGATGYALKEGSSAEFIQAIRTVSDGDIYLTPKITSILVKDYLRLLDVAIPSPVSRLSDREKEVLAMLVKGESSRIIASDLHISKNTVDTHRRKIMEKMECGSIAELTRLAIREGLVDLT; via the coding sequence GTGATCACCTTGGTTCTCGCCGACGACCACGAGCTATTCCTAGAGGGGCTAAAGGACATTCTAACCAAAGAAGAAGACCTGAAGATAGTGGGGCTCGCCAGAAATGGCAAGGAGGCGTTGGAGATGGTCCTTAAACACCACCCAGATGTGGTAGTCATGGACCTCACGATGCCAGAGATGAACGGCGTCGAGGCGACCAGACGGATAAGGTCCACCATGGAGGACATCAAGGTCCTCGCCCTTTCGATGCACGCCGACAAGCGGTTTCTGGCGGAGATACTGAAAGCTGGGGCGACTGGCTACGCCCTCAAAGAGGGAAGCTCCGCCGAGTTCATCCAGGCCATAAGGACGGTCTCCGACGGGGATATCTATCTTACCCCCAAGATAACGTCCATACTGGTGAAAGACTACCTTAGGCTTTTGGACGTAGCTATACCGTCTCCGGTCTCCAGGCTCTCCGACAGAGAGAAAGAGGTCTTAGCCATGCTGGTCAAGGGAGAGAGCTCCAGGATAATCGCATCGGACCTTCACATCAGTAAAAACACCGTCGATACCCACAGGAGAAAGATAATGGAGAAGATGGAGTGTGGCTCTATAGCGGAGCTGACCAGGCTGGCGATCAGAGAGGGCCTGGTGGATCTCACGTAA
- the grdA gene encoding glycine/sarcosine/betaine reductase complex selenoprotein A, which produces MGKLAGKKVLLLGERDGVPAPAMEEALKNSGAEVVFAATECFVUTAAGAMDLQNQQRIKDSIDKFGAENLVVILGSSDPEGAEIYAETVTAGDPTYAGPLAGVQAGLSVYHVLENDIKEEADPQLFEEQIGMMEMVLEVEAICQAVSGIRAEHGKYAL; this is translated from the coding sequence GTGGGCAAGTTAGCGGGCAAGAAAGTCCTGCTCCTTGGCGAAAGAGACGGAGTTCCGGCACCGGCAATGGAGGAGGCCCTCAAAAACTCTGGGGCCGAGGTAGTCTTCGCCGCAACCGAATGCTTCGTCTGAACCGCCGCAGGAGCCATGGATCTGCAGAATCAGCAGAGGATCAAAGACAGCATCGACAAGTTCGGCGCTGAGAACCTGGTGGTCATACTCGGAAGTTCCGACCCTGAAGGGGCGGAGATATACGCCGAGACGGTGACCGCAGGAGATCCCACCTACGCAGGTCCTTTGGCAGGAGTCCAGGCTGGACTCTCGGTTTATCACGTGCTTGAGAACGATATCAAAGAGGAAGCTGACCCTCAGCTTTTCGAGGAGCAGATCGGCATGATGGAGATGGTGCTTGAGGTCGAGGCTATATGCCAGGCCGTCAGCGGGATCCGGGCGGAACACGGAAAATACGCCCTTTAG
- a CDS encoding glycine/sarcosine/betaine reductase component B subunit, translating to MRLEMGNFHVKDIVFGDTLSYSNGVLTVNKEELLNFVKEEEPGITTADLRIVRPGDKVRLCPVKEAIEMRCKVSGKSTGIFPGVTSPMAQAGNGRTHALKGCSLIVVGEHMGGFQDGVIDMAGKYQDNTIFGNMVNLVFVADTNEDFERFEQQKKNKSLRWGGMRLAEYIGQCVKDLEPEDMEVFDLPPVTERSAEVNGLPGVVYVLQPQTQMETMGYNTLIYGWDGNHMLPTFMHPNELLDGCMVSGSFMPTSSKISTYEFSVNPMVKKLMEQHGKTINFLGVIMSNLNVKMNEKDRCAKMLAQMASNLGAVGAVVAEEGYGNPDVDYTAALVELEKIGIKTVGISDEATGRDGGSQPLVSMNPMTDALVSTGNVSQLYELEAMEVIGELEALARDGNSGGWEGSIHEDGSVSMENNGMFCCNHISGFSKKTCADF from the coding sequence ATGAGACTTGAAATGGGTAACTTTCACGTCAAGGATATCGTCTTCGGAGATACCCTGTCCTACTCCAACGGCGTTTTGACGGTCAACAAAGAGGAGCTCCTTAACTTCGTCAAGGAGGAAGAGCCGGGAATCACCACCGCAGACCTCAGGATAGTCCGCCCGGGGGATAAAGTCAGGCTCTGCCCGGTAAAAGAGGCCATCGAGATGAGATGCAAAGTCTCTGGCAAAAGCACCGGAATCTTCCCTGGAGTGACCTCTCCTATGGCCCAGGCGGGTAACGGCAGAACCCACGCCCTCAAAGGCTGTAGCCTTATCGTCGTAGGCGAGCACATGGGTGGCTTCCAGGACGGAGTCATCGACATGGCGGGCAAGTACCAGGACAACACCATTTTCGGCAACATGGTCAACCTGGTATTCGTCGCCGACACCAACGAGGACTTCGAGAGGTTCGAGCAGCAAAAGAAAAACAAATCCCTTCGCTGGGGCGGCATGAGACTGGCGGAGTACATAGGCCAGTGTGTCAAGGACCTGGAGCCCGAGGACATGGAGGTCTTCGACCTTCCTCCTGTCACCGAGAGATCCGCCGAGGTCAACGGCCTTCCTGGAGTGGTCTACGTCCTTCAGCCTCAGACCCAGATGGAGACCATGGGCTACAACACCCTTATCTACGGATGGGACGGCAACCACATGCTTCCCACCTTCATGCACCCCAACGAGCTTCTCGACGGCTGCATGGTGTCCGGTAGTTTCATGCCCACGTCGTCCAAAATATCCACCTACGAGTTCTCCGTAAACCCCATGGTCAAAAAGCTCATGGAGCAGCACGGCAAAACCATAAACTTCCTGGGCGTTATAATGTCCAACCTTAACGTCAAGATGAACGAAAAAGACCGTTGTGCCAAGATGCTGGCCCAGATGGCTTCCAACCTTGGCGCCGTAGGCGCGGTAGTCGCCGAGGAAGGCTACGGCAACCCCGACGTGGACTACACCGCCGCTCTGGTGGAGCTTGAGAAGATCGGCATCAAGACCGTAGGCATCTCCGACGAGGCCACCGGACGGGACGGAGGATCTCAGCCTCTGGTATCCATGAACCCCATGACCGACGCCCTGGTATCCACCGGTAACGTCTCCCAGCTCTACGAACTGGAGGCCATGGAGGTCATAGGTGAGCTTGAGGCCCTGGCGAGAGACGGAAACTCCGGCGGATGGGAAGGCTCTATCCACGAGGACGGATCGGTCTCCATGGAGAACAACGGTATGTTCTGTTGCAACCACATCAGCGGCTTCTCTAAGAAGACCTGTGCTGACTTTTAG
- a CDS encoding glycine/betaine/sarcosine/D-proline family reductase selenoprotein B, producing MTKKAIHYINQFFGQVGGEEAADSKPIFHSELVGCSNMLNQMMPDVEVTHTIVCGDNYVTNHTDAALEEILGWLEKQEFDVFFAGPAFMAGRYGVGCGLVCKAVKERFDVPVITSMNEENPGVEQFKAEAYVFQGGRKATFMKDDMGKMASFAQKIIKGEELKPAAEEGYFPRGVRFEIPHPEGTIAADRVIDMLVKKLNGESFQSELVIPKMDKIPAAPAVKDLSKMKIALVSSSGVVPVENPDRIQSASATKWGKYDISELDKLPEGVFKTIHAGFDPAAMCAVPDRGIPVDAMRFWEKEGKFGKLHEYFYVTVGTGTTQAYAAKFGKEIAADLKEAGVDAVVLTSTUGTCTRCGATMGKEIERAGFPVVVMCNLIDVAKTVGSNRMVQTVSVPYPLGDPDMSPEDDWALRKHRVEVALNSLATEVEEPTVFPTKI from the coding sequence ATGACTAAAAAAGCGATTCACTACATCAACCAGTTCTTCGGTCAGGTAGGAGGAGAGGAAGCGGCAGACTCTAAGCCGATATTCCACTCCGAGCTGGTGGGCTGCTCCAACATGCTCAACCAGATGATGCCAGACGTTGAGGTCACCCACACTATAGTCTGCGGCGACAACTACGTCACCAACCACACCGATGCCGCCCTAGAGGAGATCCTTGGCTGGCTGGAGAAGCAGGAGTTCGACGTATTCTTCGCAGGCCCCGCCTTCATGGCGGGACGTTACGGAGTGGGCTGCGGGCTGGTCTGCAAAGCGGTAAAAGAGCGTTTTGACGTGCCTGTCATAACCTCCATGAACGAGGAGAACCCGGGAGTCGAGCAGTTCAAGGCGGAGGCCTACGTTTTCCAGGGGGGCAGAAAAGCCACCTTCATGAAAGACGATATGGGTAAAATGGCCTCCTTCGCCCAGAAGATAATCAAAGGCGAGGAGCTGAAACCAGCCGCCGAAGAGGGTTACTTCCCAAGAGGTGTCCGCTTCGAGATCCCCCATCCTGAGGGAACAATAGCCGCCGACCGGGTCATAGACATGCTGGTGAAAAAGCTCAATGGCGAAAGTTTCCAGTCCGAGCTGGTAATCCCAAAGATGGACAAAATCCCCGCAGCTCCGGCGGTCAAGGACCTGAGCAAGATGAAGATAGCCCTGGTATCCTCCAGCGGAGTGGTGCCGGTGGAGAACCCAGACCGGATCCAGTCCGCCTCCGCCACCAAGTGGGGCAAGTACGACATATCCGAGCTGGATAAACTTCCTGAGGGCGTCTTCAAGACGATCCACGCCGGCTTTGACCCAGCGGCCATGTGCGCCGTCCCGGACAGAGGAATTCCCGTGGACGCCATGAGGTTCTGGGAGAAAGAGGGCAAGTTCGGCAAGCTTCACGAATACTTCTACGTCACAGTAGGAACCGGAACCACCCAGGCCTACGCCGCCAAGTTCGGCAAGGAGATAGCCGCAGACCTCAAAGAGGCGGGAGTGGACGCTGTCGTTCTCACTTCCACCTGAGGAACCTGCACTCGTTGCGGTGCAACGATGGGAAAAGAGATAGAGAGAGCCGGATTCCCTGTGGTGGTCATGTGTAACCTTATAGACGTCGCCAAGACCGTCGGATCCAACAGAATGGTCCAAACCGTTTCGGTCCCCTACCCTCTGGGAGATCCTGACATGAGCCCCGAGGACGATTGGGCACTCAGGAAACACCGTGTAGAGGTCGCCCTAAACTCTCTGGCCACCGAGGTCGAAGAGCCAACGGTCTTCCCGACGAAGATCTAG